GGCGGCGCAACCATCGGTTTAGGTCGGACCTTGTTGTCACGGCTGACCGATGGCATCCCCTGGAATATGCTGGCCGTCAACACGCATCGTCCCCTGTTCTGGTTCCTTGGGCGCGGCGAGGTGAAATCCATGCAGGATCTTCGCGGGCGCCGATTGGCGGTCCACCCACCCCGCACCGCACCCGGCTGTTTCGCGCGGATCGTGCTCCGCAAGCACGGTCTCGACCCCGATCGCGATCTGCAGTGCCTAGCACGATTCCCGGGTGACTACCAGATGGATCTACGCCGCCTTCGCGACGGTTCGATCGATGCGGCCTACGTGGGCAGCACTTTGGCGCCCGAACAGGTTGCGGCCGAGGAGGGCTATTCGGTCCTGTCCTGGGTCGGCGACCACTTTCAGATTCCCACCGTGGGGATCGCTGTGGACCCCACGCATATCCCGCTCGACGACCCGGCGCTTTTGGCGCTGGTGCGAGCCAACCAGCGCGCCCTTCGTACAATCGCCGAAAAACCCCAGTTAGCCATCGACTACATCGCCTATTTCCTAAACCGGCTGACGCGTGATGAAGTGCAGCAATACTACGATCGCTACATTGGCCCCTACTTCACGTCTGACGGTCGGGTAGATCTCAACGTTGCTCAGCAGGCGGTCAACGCGGTCGCCAGCGAACTCGGAGTCGCCCCGGCATCCGCTGACGAGATCTACCGCCCTTCACCGAACGGCTAGGCGGCGGCGTGGCGGAACGAGTAATCCAAG
This portion of the Pirellulales bacterium genome encodes:
- a CDS encoding ABC transporter substrate-binding protein; translated protein: MPPAHTIDLAFVGRGLHEELIAFVADQEGYFEDEGIHVAVRDGIRWKTERLRGGATIGLGRTLLSRLTDGIPWNMLAVNTHRPLFWFLGRGEVKSMQDLRGRRLAVHPPRTAPGCFARIVLRKHGLDPDRDLQCLARFPGDYQMDLRRLRDGSIDAAYVGSTLAPEQVAAEEGYSVLSWVGDHFQIPTVGIAVDPTHIPLDDPALLALVRANQRALRTIAEKPQLAIDYIAYFLNRLTRDEVQQYYDRYIGPYFTSDGRVDLNVAQQAVNAVASELGVAPASADEIYRPSPNG